A portion of the Deltaproteobacteria bacterium genome contains these proteins:
- a CDS encoding YjbQ family protein has protein sequence MTHSDSISLDTKGFSDIIDITDQVRTILKSSGLQNGLATVFCPGSTGAVTSIEYESGALNDLKRAIETIVPSNIPYDHDRRWGDGNGFSHVRAALLKPSLAIPFITGSLTLGTWQQIVFIDFDNRPRRREIIVTLIGD, from the coding sequence ATGACGCACTCCGACTCAATTTCTCTGGACACGAAGGGCTTCAGCGACATAATCGATATCACCGATCAGGTGAGAACGATACTGAAGTCTTCGGGCCTCCAAAATGGCCTGGCCACCGTTTTCTGCCCCGGCTCCACCGGCGCCGTAACTTCAATCGAATATGAATCGGGAGCTCTAAACGACCTGAAAAGGGCCATCGAGACAATCGTACCATCGAACATCCCCTATGACCACGACAGGCGCTGGGGGGACGGCAACGGCTTTTCCCACGTGAGGGCCGCGCTCCTGAAACCATCCCTCGCCATACCATTCATCACGGGGTCGCTTACCCTGGGTACCTGGCAGCAGATAGTCTTTATCGATTTCGACAACAGGCCGAGAAGGAGGGAAATCATCGTAACCCTGATCGGTGATTAG
- a CDS encoding cold shock domain-containing protein, with amino-acid sequence MAEGRIKWFNESKGYGFIEQDDGPDVFVHFSEIQMEGFKTLKEGDQVEFEISEGPKGPQATKVVKVS; translated from the coding sequence ATGGCTGAAGGTCGTATTAAGTGGTTCAATGAATCCAAGGGTTACGGTTTCATTGAGCAGGATGATGGTCCAGATGTGTTCGTACACTTCTCGGAAATTCAGATGGAGGGGTTCAAGACCCTGAAAGAGGGTGACCAGGTAGAGTTCGAGATTTCCGAAGGGCCGAAGGGACCGCAGGCGACAAAGGTTGTCAAGGTAAGCTGA